A window from Streptomyces sp. NBC_00271 encodes these proteins:
- a CDS encoding MarR family winged helix-turn-helix transcriptional regulator, whose amino-acid sequence MDEPRWLDEREQRAWRSLMKMQAGLSEYIERQLRTHSGLSTADYQVLAHLSEAPEGRLRSFALGDALQWEKSRLSQHLTRMQNRNLIRRERCATDQRGAVVVITEQGRTLVEAAAPLHLADVRNVLIDHVTPAQMDLLIELGDQVEARLAEIDQKPG is encoded by the coding sequence ATGGACGAACCGCGATGGCTGGACGAGCGTGAACAGCGGGCTTGGCGCAGCCTCATGAAGATGCAGGCCGGCCTGTCCGAATACATCGAGCGGCAGCTGCGCACCCACAGCGGGCTGTCCACCGCCGACTACCAGGTGCTGGCGCACCTGTCTGAGGCGCCCGAGGGACGCCTGCGGTCGTTCGCACTCGGAGATGCGCTGCAATGGGAGAAGAGCCGTCTGTCGCAGCATCTGACCCGCATGCAGAACCGCAACCTCATCCGCCGCGAGCGATGCGCGACCGACCAGCGAGGGGCCGTCGTGGTCATCACCGAACAGGGCCGCACCCTCGTTGAGGCAGCCGCCCCGCTCCACCTGGCTGACGTGCGCAATGTGCTGATCGACCACGTGACCCCTGCGCAGATGGACCTGCTGATCGAATTGGGAGACCAGGTGGAGGCGCGACTCGCCGAGATCGATCAGAAACCGGGATGA
- a CDS encoding recombinase family protein → MSDTPEPSGHPELLVAEPLVCTEIKIGYARVSSGGQKLDRQIDALTTAGCRKIFSDKKSGKNALRPELKACHAFLDAGDTLVVPSLDRYGRSLQDLINMVAELRTRGIGFTSLHENLDTTTPGGRLVFHVFAALAEFIRELIVQGTREGLAAARARGRVGGRPTVATEEVIRAARDLLPDPGRSITSIAKMLGISPGTLYNHIPDLQDLRASAVPHQLDAAER, encoded by the coding sequence ATGAGTGACACTCCGGAGCCGTCCGGCCACCCCGAACTCCTCGTTGCCGAACCGCTTGTCTGCACCGAGATCAAGATCGGGTACGCGCGGGTGTCCAGCGGCGGACAGAAGCTCGACCGGCAGATCGACGCCCTCACCACCGCCGGATGCCGGAAGATCTTCTCGGACAAGAAGTCCGGCAAGAACGCCCTCCGCCCGGAATTGAAGGCGTGCCACGCCTTCCTCGACGCTGGCGACACCCTCGTCGTCCCGTCGCTCGACCGCTACGGCCGCAGCCTCCAGGACCTCATCAACATGGTCGCCGAACTCCGGACGCGCGGGATCGGCTTCACCTCGCTGCACGAGAACCTCGACACCACCACCCCCGGCGGCCGACTCGTCTTCCACGTCTTCGCCGCTCTGGCGGAGTTCATCCGCGAACTCATCGTCCAGGGCACCCGCGAGGGCCTGGCCGCCGCCCGCGCCCGCGGCCGGGTCGGCGGGCGCCCCACCGTCGCTACCGAGGAAGTCATCCGCGCCGCCCGCGACCTGCTGCCCGACCCCGGCCGCTCCATCACCTCGATCGCCAAAATGCTGGGCATCTCCCCGGGCACCCTCTACAACCACATCCCCGACCTCCAAGACCTGCGCGCCTCCGCCGTCCCCCACCAGCTCGACGCTGCGGAACGGTGA
- a CDS encoding NADPH-dependent F420 reductase, giving the protein MDLRRSEPPTETRRRQAGRRSRSAASTALSNRLELETLMSADTRYAIVGTGNIGSALARLFARAGVEVSIANTRGPGSISELAASWGSTVRAVTLTEALASDVIFMAIPFGAVETFGNALPDWNGKIVVDTTNAHYAPNAGDILKGRLSSQYAAEVLPGAQIVKGFNHLPAQTLAAEVPSGQGKRVVFVSSDSGEASSQIAEFARTLGLSPVELGRIDEGGRLIEVPGALVLRNFTEQPLT; this is encoded by the coding sequence ATGGACTTGCGGAGGTCGGAGCCGCCTACAGAAACGCGGCGACGACAGGCCGGGCGGCGAAGCCGCTCCGCCGCCTCGACAGCCCTCAGTAACCGACTGGAACTGGAAACACTCATGTCTGCAGACACCCGCTACGCCATCGTGGGCACCGGAAACATCGGTTCGGCGCTGGCGCGTCTCTTCGCCCGGGCCGGAGTCGAGGTCAGCATCGCCAACACCCGCGGACCGGGCTCGATCAGCGAACTCGCCGCCTCCTGGGGTTCCACGGTCCGGGCCGTGACGCTCACCGAGGCACTGGCGAGCGACGTCATCTTCATGGCCATCCCGTTCGGCGCAGTCGAGACGTTCGGCAACGCCCTGCCCGACTGGAACGGGAAGATCGTCGTCGACACCACCAACGCGCACTACGCGCCCAACGCGGGCGACATCCTCAAGGGTCGGCTCTCCTCGCAGTACGCGGCCGAGGTCCTGCCCGGCGCCCAGATCGTGAAGGGCTTCAACCACCTTCCCGCCCAGACGCTCGCCGCCGAAGTGCCCTCCGGCCAGGGCAAGCGCGTGGTCTTCGTCTCCAGCGACTCCGGGGAGGCCAGCTCCCAGATCGCCGAGTTCGCCCGCACGCTCGGCCTGTCGCCGGTGGAACTCGGCAGGATCGACGAAGGCGGACGCCTCATCGAGGTTCCCGGCGCACTGGTGCTCAGGAACTTCACCGAACAGCCCCTCACCTGA
- a CDS encoding serine hydrolase domain-containing protein yields MSQLQRDADALRDDGVTGVSVRLETRRGVRTARSGVGDLGTTEPVPQNGYVRIGSTTKTFVATVLLQPVGEGRLSLDDTVDQWLPGVVRGHGNDGRRVTLRQLLQHTSGLPDYIGDVVPDLSGAGYRKNRWTTYTSEQRVAFAMQHPPSFMPGSDWEYLNTNYVLIGMVIKAATGHSWEHEVRDRILRPLRLTHTVVPGNWRFLPGPHARDYQQFEPGGAMTDTTIAYLPFDGDADGAMISTTADTNKFFRALVRGEILAPAQLAEMQRTVEVPADHGAPPGTRDGLGLDWTPLSCGGGYWGHSGDGFGYLVWPATTSDGRSAVTVSLHSRPGDEGTAVRQIGDVTALVDHALCSSRGGGTP; encoded by the coding sequence TTGTCCCAGCTGCAGCGGGATGCCGACGCGTTGCGTGACGACGGAGTGACGGGTGTATCGGTCAGGCTGGAGACGCGTCGGGGAGTGCGGACCGCTCGCAGCGGGGTCGGCGATCTCGGCACTACAGAGCCGGTGCCTCAGAACGGGTATGTGAGGATCGGCAGTACTACGAAGACGTTCGTCGCGACCGTTCTGCTGCAGCCGGTAGGTGAAGGCCGACTGTCGCTGGACGACACGGTTGACCAGTGGCTGCCGGGCGTGGTGCGAGGCCACGGGAATGACGGGCGCCGGGTCACCCTGCGCCAACTGCTTCAGCACACCAGCGGGCTGCCCGACTACATCGGTGACGTCGTCCCAGATCTCAGTGGGGCCGGGTATCGCAAGAATCGCTGGACCACCTACACCTCCGAGCAGCGCGTTGCTTTCGCGATGCAGCACCCGCCGTCCTTTATGCCTGGCAGCGACTGGGAGTACCTGAACACCAACTACGTCCTCATCGGGATGGTGATCAAGGCGGCCACGGGCCATTCCTGGGAGCACGAGGTTCGAGACAGGATTCTGCGTCCGTTACGGCTCACACACACTGTCGTACCCGGCAACTGGCGGTTCCTGCCGGGTCCCCATGCCCGTGATTACCAGCAGTTCGAGCCGGGCGGCGCCATGACTGATACCACGATCGCGTATCTGCCCTTCGACGGCGACGCCGACGGAGCCATGATCAGCACGACAGCAGACACCAACAAGTTCTTCAGGGCGCTGGTGCGAGGTGAGATTCTGGCCCCTGCCCAGCTGGCTGAGATGCAGCGCACGGTCGAAGTGCCTGCCGACCACGGCGCCCCGCCGGGCACGCGCGACGGGCTCGGACTGGACTGGACGCCATTGTCCTGTGGCGGCGGGTACTGGGGGCACAGTGGCGATGGATTCGGCTACTTGGTATGGCCTGCCACGACTTCGGACGGGCGGAGCGCCGTCACTGTCTCCTTGCATAGCCGACCTGGCGATGAGGGAACTGCCGTGCGGCAGATCGGGGACGTCACAGCTCTCGTGGACCATGCGCTGTGCTCTTCTCGCGGCGGCGGAACCCCGTGA